Part of the Acidobacteriota bacterium genome, GTCGCGAACGATACAACCCCAAATCAGCTGTGGCAGAACAGGAACGGGACATTTACGGATATCGCCCAGCTTGCCGGAGTCGCCTACGACGAAATGGGACGGGAAGAAGGGAGCATGGGCGCTGACTTTTCCGACGTTGACCTGAATGGACTCGAGGATATCATGGTCACCAATTTTCAATCTGAGGTTACGAGTCTTTACATGCAGATATCCAAGGGGCTTTTTCAAGAAAGCTCGGACCTGCGTGGCGTCGGCGAGGTCTCGCGAAATCGCCTGAGTTGGGGCATTGACGCTTTCGACGCAAACAACAACGGGTTCGAAGACCTGCTCTTCGTTAACGGCCATATCGAAGACAATATTCACTTAAATTCCGATACGGTCACTTTTCCGCAACAGAACTCACTTTTCCTCAATGTCGGTGACGGAAAGTTCCGGGATGTAAGCGATTCATCGGGCGATGCTCTCAAAGATATTCAGGTCAGCCGCGGCCTGGCAACCGGGGATCTGAACGGAGACGGTCTTATCGATTTCGTCGTAAATAACAATGGCGGCACTGCACAGGTCGCTTTCAATAATTCGAAAGAGCCGGGCAAGTTTGTTGTGCTTTGGCTCGAAGGCTCAAAGGCGAACCGAAGTGCGATCGGTGCCCGGTTGGTCGCGAAGATCGGCGAGCGGACCATCGAGCGGCAGGTGATGGGAGCACAAAGTTATCTCTCGATGAGTGACCTTCGCGTCCATTTCGGCCTTGGGCCTGCAGAGAAGATCGATCAACTTACGATCCACTGGCCCGGCTCGGAAAAGCAAGTTGTCAATGGCCTCGCGTCCGGTGCGTTCTATTACATTCGCGAGGGCAATTCTCCGGTCGCCTTCGTACCGGGCGAAAAACGGATCGAGCCTTGATCTGTTCGATTTTTCAACATGCTGCGATCCCGAAAGTTAATACTTTTCGTTTCAGTTCTGCTGGCAGGCTGCGGCAATTTGCCTGACACATCGTCGCCGAAGCACGCGGAAGCCGTCCGAAGTTTCTATGTCGGCTTGGCAGCGCTCGACGTCGGCGATGACCGCCGTGCACGATCGGAACTCGAGAAAGCTACCCAAACTGCTCCGGGCGAACCTGCGGCGTGGAACAACCTCGCTGTCCTCCAGCTTCGACAGCGCGATCTGGAAGGTGCAAGAACCTCCATCGATCAGGCTTCAAAGCTCGCCCCTGAAAACGCCGTTGTCACGCTCAACTCAGCTACGGTAGCACTGCAGCAGGGCGACAGCGCCAAAGCATCTGCAGAACTCGAAAAGGCCGGCTCGCTGGCGCCCGATGACCTGGCACCGATCTATTTGCTCGCCGATCTTCGCGAACGGGAGGCGGGAATAGCCGAGGCACTTCAACTTTATTCGAAGATCGCCGAGAAGGCTCCGGAGAATCTTGCCGCCCGCATCGAGGTCGCCCGGCTTGAGGCCAGAAGCGGCGATACGGAAAGCCTGAAAAATACCTTCGCCGCGATCGAACGGTCCTCATCAAAACTTTCACCCGAGGGCTCTCAGCAGCTTGCTGAACTCCGCTCGGCCGTCGAAAGCGGAAACACGCAAGCGGCCGCGGCAGCCGTTTCATTTCTCCGCAATGTCCTGCTCCGCGAGCCGTGGTTCAGGCAGGCGATCGCCGAATTCAAGCCATCGGAAACGACGATCGGCACGCCGCTCTACACGCCGCTGAAGCTCGCGGCGCCCAATTTCAGCCCCGCCGAGCCCGACCGCGAGATAACCTTTACCGCCGAGCCGCTTGGCAGTGAGGTTTTCGCTTTTGCTTTGCCGATATATTTGAACGCTGACGGAGAAACCAAGATCGCTCGTGCGGCCGGCGAGAAGTTCTTCGTCGGCGAACAGGCGATAGAAACTCAAGTGAACAGGGCCGATCAGATCGCTCAGTTCGACTTCGATTTCGACTTTCGCAATGACCTCGCCTTTGCCTCATCGTCGGGACTGAAAATATTCAAACAAGGCGAAGACGGAACCTTCGCGGACGTGACCGTTGCCACGAAACTCAGTAGTTCGATTCTCAGCCGTTCGTATGACGGCGTTTGGCCGCTCGACGTTGAGCACGACGGCGACCTCGATCTCATCGCGGCGGCCACCGAAGGCCCGACGGTCGTTTTGCAAAACAACGGCGACGGAACATTTACTGCCGTCGAAACTTTTGCGGGCGTGGCCGGTGTTCGGCAATTTGCATATGCAGATATCGACGAGGATGGCGACGCTGACGCGCTCCTGTTAACGAAGGACGGCAAACTTCGGGTATTCCTTAACGACCGCGGCGGGAAGTTCGTTGAGGCTGAAATTCCTGATGTTTCCGGAGTCCAAGCATTCGCCGTTGGCGATGTCGGCGGAAGCGGCCGGCTTGAGGTCATCGCCGCCTCGTCAATACTCCATCGCATTTCGAAGAACCTGGAGCGATCCAGATGGGAAGCTTTAGAGATAAACGTCGCCGAACTCGGCGATGTTTGTCCGGGAACATCCGCAGTCGGGTCTGAATGCTCCGTCTTCGTTGGCGATATCGACAACAATGGCGGGAACGATGTCGTAATCTCCACCGCCGGAACCACTCGGATCGCCTCATTCGGCCCGGGCGGAGGCGGAATGCTCCTGGGCCAGCCGCTCAAGATCCAAGCGTTCGCCGTCCGTGACCAAAACGGCGATGGAAAGCTTGATATAGTCGGGATCGGCCCTGATGGAATTCCGGCCGTTCTCAGGAATCAGAGCAGTAAGAACTACCGCTGGCAGATATTTCGCCCGCGGGCCGGTAAGACCGAAGGCGATCAGCGTGTCAATTCGTTCGGCATAGGCGGCGAAATGGAGGTCCGCACCGGCATCCGGACGCAGAAGCAACTCATCACCGCTCCGGTCGTTCATTTCGGGCTCGGGGAAGCACCGAATGCCGATGTTCTGCGCATCGTCTGGAATAACGGTTTCGTTCAGGCCGAGTTCGACCTCGCGAGCGACCAGGCCATCGCCGCCGAGCAGCGGCTAAAGGGCTCGTGCCCGCATCTTTTTGCCTGGAACGGCGAAAGTTTTGAGATGGTAAAAGACGCCCCGCCCTGGAGCCCCGCACTCGGCCTGAAGATCAACGCGCAGGACACCTTCGGGATAATCCAGACCGAGGAGTGGTTCAAGATCCCGGGCAGTTCGATTAAGCCGAAAGATGGCCATTACGAACTCCGCATCACAGGCGAATATTGGGAGTCGTTCTACCTCGATCATTACAGACTGATTGCCGTCGATCACCCCGAAAACGTTGAGGTTTATACCGATGAGCGGTTTGCCGTTCCGCCTCCGCCGCTTCAGGTCTTTACATTCGACGAACCGAAGTCCTTTCTCGCGGCTACCGACCACAACGGACGCGATGTTGCCGAATACGTACTCGCCGTCGATGAGAATTATCTCGACGGGATCAAACGCGGCAAATTCCAAGGCGTCGCGGAAGATCATTGGGTCGAGCTAACGCTGCCCGAGGATGCGCCGACGGACAAGAAACTGACGCTCGTCGCCGACGGCTGGCTTTACCCGACGGACGCTTCGATAAACGTCCAGCTTGGGCAGAGTTCGCACGCTCCGCCACGAAGCCTTAGCATCGAAGTTCCCGATAGCAACGGCGGCTGGCAAACCGCGAAAGAAAATCTCGGCTTCCCTGCCGGAAAGATGAAAACGGTGCTGATCGAACTGCCCGAGGGACATCGGCGTTTCCGCCTTCGGACGAGCATGGAAATCTATTGGGACCGCCTTGCGTGGTCAACTGCCGCCGCGACGAATGAAAATCGAACGCACGAACTCGCCCTCGGCACTGCAGAACTGAGATATCGCGGGTTTTCGGTAATTGATAAGCCGAATGCCTCGTCGCCCGAGAAGCCGATCTACGATCAGATCCTGACGACCGGCCAACGCTGGCGCGACCTTGAGGGCTATTACACCCGCTTTGGCGACGTCAAGGAATTGCTGACGGGCGTCGATGGCCGTTTAGTGCTTATGAATGCGGGCGATGAACTCGTGCTCAAGTTTCCGGCTTTGCCCGCTCCGCCGGCGGGATTTAAGCGTGATTTTGTCATCGTCGGAAACGGCTGGATCAAGGACGGCGATCTCAACTCGGTCTTTTCGCGGACGCTGCTGCCGCTTCCGAGCCGCGAAACGAGCGACTATTCAACGCCGCCGGGCCGGCTTGAGGACGATCCCGTTTTCAAGCGCTTCCGAGAAGACTGGATCAATTTTCACACGCGCTATGTCGCTCCGGATGGATTTCGCTCAAAGGTAAGAAATCCGTAAACTCGTATTTAGAATGAGCAAAATAGGAAGGATCTTCGCCGCTGTCCTTTTCGTCGCCCTCCTCTCTGTACCTTTTTGGCTTCGGGGCAGCTACCGCGTTTCAGAGACACGCGTTGATTCGAGCGCGGCACTCGACCGGTACGGCTTCTTTTTGACGGAGGTCGCAGGCGAGAGCGGCGTTGAGTTCAAGCACACGTCTCCACGCCTTGATCAAAAGCTCGACCACATAATGCCGATCATCGCATCGATGGGCGCCGGAGTCTCGGTCGTCGATTTTGATCGCGACGGTTGGAACGACCTCTACTTCACCAACAGCGGCGAAGGTTCACAAAATGCCCTCTATCGAAATAACGGCGACGGGACATTCACCGACGTCGCGGCCGAACTGGGAATTGCCGATCTTAACAGCCGCGCAAATGGTGTCTCGATGGGAGCCGTTTGGGGCGACTTTGACAACGACGGCTTTGAAGACCTCCTCGTTTATAAATGGGGCCGCACCGAGCTTTACAAGAACAACGGCGGCAAGAGCTTCACCCGTGTCGAAGATACCGGTTTCCCGGCTTGGGCAAATATCAACACCGCTATATGGCTCGATTTCGACCGCGACGGTGTGCTCGATATCTTTCTCGGCGGTTATTTTCACCAAGACCTCGATCTTTGGAACCTGCCGAATACACTGATGATGCCCGAGAGCTTCGAATATGCTCGCAATGGCGGCCGGAAATATCTGCTGCGGGGTTTGGGGAATGGAAAGTTTGGAGATGTAACGACGGCAGCCGGCATTGACACTAACCGATGGGCACTCGCCGCCGGTTCCGCAGATTTCGACGGCAACGGTTTCCCCGACATCTTTATTGCAAACGACTATGCCGTTTCTGAGCTTTTCTTGAATCAGGATGGGAAGCGTTTTGTCGCGGCCGGCGAATCAAGCGGTGTCGGTTTTTCGCCTAAAAGCGGAATGAATGCCTCGTTTGGCGATGTGCT contains:
- a CDS encoding VCBS repeat-containing protein; amino-acid sequence: MPDTSSPKHAEAVRSFYVGLAALDVGDDRRARSELEKATQTAPGEPAAWNNLAVLQLRQRDLEGARTSIDQASKLAPENAVVTLNSATVALQQGDSAKASAELEKAGSLAPDDLAPIYLLADLREREAGIAEALQLYSKIAEKAPENLAARIEVARLEARSGDTESLKNTFAAIERSSSKLSPEGSQQLAELRSAVESGNTQAAAAAVSFLRNVLLREPWFRQAIAEFKPSETTIGTPLYTPLKLAAPNFSPAEPDREITFTAEPLGSEVFAFALPIYLNADGETKIARAAGEKFFVGEQAIETQVNRADQIAQFDFDFDFRNDLAFASSSGLKIFKQGEDGTFADVTVATKLSSSILSRSYDGVWPLDVEHDGDLDLIAAATEGPTVVLQNNGDGTFTAVETFAGVAGVRQFAYADIDEDGDADALLLTKDGKLRVFLNDRGGKFVEAEIPDVSGVQAFAVGDVGGSGRLEVIAASSILHRISKNLERSRWEALEINVAELGDVCPGTSAVGSECSVFVGDIDNNGGNDVVISTAGTTRIASFGPGGGGMLLGQPLKIQAFAVRDQNGDGKLDIVGIGPDGIPAVLRNQSSKNYRWQIFRPRAGKTEGDQRVNSFGIGGEMEVRTGIRTQKQLITAPVVHFGLGEAPNADVLRIVWNNGFVQAEFDLASDQAIAAEQRLKGSCPHLFAWNGESFEMVKDAPPWSPALGLKINAQDTFGIIQTEEWFKIPGSSIKPKDGHYELRITGEYWESFYLDHYRLIAVDHPENVEVYTDERFAVPPPPLQVFTFDEPKSFLAATDHNGRDVAEYVLAVDENYLDGIKRGKFQGVAEDHWVELTLPEDAPTDKKLTLVADGWLYPTDASINVQLGQSSHAPPRSLSIEVPDSNGGWQTAKENLGFPAGKMKTVLIELPEGHRRFRLRTSMEIYWDRLAWSTAAATNENRTHELALGTAELRYRGFSVIDKPNASSPEKPIYDQILTTGQRWRDLEGYYTRFGDVKELLTGVDGRLVLMNAGDELVLKFPALPAPPAGFKRDFVIVGNGWIKDGDLNSVFSRTLLPLPSRETSDYSTPPGRLEDDPVFKRFREDWINFHTRYVAPDGFRSKVRNP
- a CDS encoding CRTAC1 family protein, yielding MRSINQKLVLIIAAQLAFTGCSGNSGTVNNGPGPAGEASISFSDATASSGISFKHVPSRTDAKLMPEVIGSGVVVTDFNRDGAPDVLLVNSGSIATEVRTPDQYTRLYLNDRKGNFTDKTEEWKLPSRYYGMGAAAGDFDNDGNTDLLLTSFEGRNILLKNSGTSFEDVTESSGLTADGKWSTSAGFLDYDKDGDLDIFIVRYVDFSPANAPRSFRNRTLIYPTPVLFQPVTDQLWRNEGNGRFSNVSDTAGIRSAEKGLAMAIGDIDKDGWTDIYVANDTTPNQLWQNRNGTFTDIAQLAGVAYDEMGREEGSMGADFSDVDLNGLEDIMVTNFQSEVTSLYMQISKGLFQESSDLRGVGEVSRNRLSWGIDAFDANNNGFEDLLFVNGHIEDNIHLNSDTVTFPQQNSLFLNVGDGKFRDVSDSSGDALKDIQVSRGLATGDLNGDGLIDFVVNNNGGTAQVAFNNSKEPGKFVVLWLEGSKANRSAIGARLVAKIGERTIERQVMGAQSYLSMSDLRVHFGLGPAEKIDQLTIHWPGSEKQVVNGLASGAFYYIREGNSPVAFVPGEKRIEP
- a CDS encoding CRTAC1 family protein, with product MSKIGRIFAAVLFVALLSVPFWLRGSYRVSETRVDSSAALDRYGFFLTEVAGESGVEFKHTSPRLDQKLDHIMPIIASMGAGVSVVDFDRDGWNDLYFTNSGEGSQNALYRNNGDGTFTDVAAELGIADLNSRANGVSMGAVWGDFDNDGFEDLLVYKWGRTELYKNNGGKSFTRVEDTGFPAWANINTAIWLDFDRDGVLDIFLGGYFHQDLDLWNLPNTLMMPESFEYARNGGRKYLLRGLGNGKFGDVTTAAGIDTNRWALAAGSADFDGNGFPDIFIANDYAVSELFLNQDGKRFVAAGESSGVGFSPKSGMNASFGDVLNDGRLSIYVSNISEEGILLQGNNLWVPRQDSTGGLKYDNQANNFGVERGGWSWAAQFGDLNNDGNQDLFLTNGYISADKAANYWYDYSKVTVGHNTIIGDAANWPSMEGRSLAGFQQKRVWLNDGAGRFNDAALAVGVSETFDGRAVAFADLWNRGVLDVIVANQNGPALIYKNNPAPGRIWIGFELEGSLSNRSAIGASVTLFWDGKRQRQEMTGGIGFCSQNQRRLHFGLGTYGSVEKAEIVWPSGKRTTIESPGVGKIHKIKEQ